ACTGCTCTGAGGGAGGAAATTACTGACCACAACAATAGTGTCCTACGAGGCTGTACTGTTACAGTGAATCCAATTTGCACAAACAACAAGCTGCTTTCTTAGAGATACTAGAAGTAGGATAATTTATTTACCTCTGTAAAAACTTACAAAGTTTGTAAATAAATCTGTCAGAAACTCTTGTATCAATCTGTTATTTTGTTGAGGACATCTGGTTCATAGCTCCTACTGCTGATTCTCCATGTGACTGCAAGTTGACTTCAGTAGTTCAGATAGTGATGATGGTTGTGAACTGGTGCTTACTCTCTCTTTCTGTGACCCAAAAGAACTGTCTTTGGGAAAGAAggtgcagctttttctttcctgggcTCAGTTTCTTGCCACTGCTGATCTTTCTGCCCACTGATTGTTGTAAATAAGAAGCTGAGACCAGGATAACTGGTAATGGCACACCTTGGACAGTGGAACATTTTTGGATGGATTTGCAATTGTTAAATATAACTGGACATGTACCGCCATACCTTGACTGCTGAGTCACTGCACTGCTCTGAATGGCTTGGTATGTAGCTTCTTGACAGGCAGATCGGCTCAACActttctcagtgctggggcATGTACGGTCAGCATTAGGTCTTCCCTAATGCTGGATTCTAAAGGTGCTTTTAGAACTCAGATCTGACTAGGTCTGATAAAACTATGTCCAAGGTTGTCTTATATGAACAGTCCCTGCTGGTAGTTGTGCTCGGTGTGTGCTGGTGTACAGTATTAAGGTCAGCACACATAACTGGAGGTTCTCCCACTACAGATGCTGTGTCTGTGGTGCCCCACTGATGAGCATTTCTGTTATCCTgaatggcagagctgcagcagtatTTCTGATGGGCTAGTTAAGTGCCTTTCAAGGAGTCTGTGATTGCTTAAGGGTGGTAGTGTAGCCAAAATCCAGTAAATAATGCATGCTTGAAGAAAGTGTGTGGAACATAAATGGCATCCAGTCATCAAgataacttttattttgcagctgcaCCAAGAACTGCTTATCAGATTTTGTGTATAGTGAGGTTTTCCCCAGTGTGTTTTGAAAGGGAATTATGGAAGATTGCTTGgttaataaaagcaagaagaatAATGCAGAGTGATTTTTAATCTAGTGTTTAGTATTTGCTCATACCTGCTCTAGAACAGACAGAGAAATGCTGGGTCATTGTTGCAAGACTTAGGAATCACTCAGGGAAATACCACTTGCTTATAACAAGATAAGCCAAGGAAAACTTTTACTTAAAAACCAGGGATTACTTTATCTGAGATAGATTGACCTGACAGGGATTTCAAAAGGAAGGTCATGGTAGTTGTATAGTGTTGGCTTTATAAAGTGATATGAAGCAAAGCAGTAGGAAATACCCTTTTGAATAACCCCATGTTGGTCAGTATGATAAtaatggaggaggaggaaaatacaGACTTCTCAGTCTTTGCCTGTTCTAGCAgattaaatttgattttatgaTATTGACACCTGAATCCTTGGGATTCCTTCAAGAAAGTTTTTGGAATTACCTAGCAAAAAAGACAGTAAGTACAGACTGATGCACCTACATTTGAAATATCACCTCAGAACATGCTTGTAATGTTTCTGTTGTAATGttgtaatgttttcttactgttgtaATGCTGAAAAGGAGAACGCTTCAGGGGAATTGACATTTCTCTGatgtgtgctggctgctgggaaaagaaagaagtttgttgttgttcttaaaCACAGTTAAACTTTGTGTTCTGAATTTCTGATATAGAGTGGGGTAATCCCAACCTACTACTATTTCTGCTCTGGGAGTGCTAAAGATTCTCTGCTAATAACACACAGATGGCCTGAGAGGCAGCAGTGCTTCAGGGCAGTTTCTGGTTGGTGCTTTCCAGtcctttttcctctgtacttTTCTGGCTGACCTACCCTAGATGGGTACGTTGACTTGGAACTGAAGCACTGTGAGGCTGAACTTGCTAACtcaagggaaagggaaagactGTGTCACAAAGGCCAGATGGTTGTTCTGCCCGTGAAATAATCCGGCCTTATTCTTAGTGGGTTCCTTTGCGTTTCCTTTTGTATTCTTCCTTGAGAGTGGAAAAATGCTCTTCCTATGCTAATTGCTACTTCAGTATGACTGTACCTACAATGAAAGATTTCTCCTGCTGTTAGAAAGCCTCCCTGTTCCCAAAAGCCAGCTGTTTCCCCCTTTGGCTGTTTCTTGACCTCTGTAGTTCTTTAAATTACCTGTATAGATAGAGCACAGCAGATTCTTGAACTGTCACGTCTGCAGCAGGATGGAATCAATTAATGTGATTCAATTGGTGTGATACTGACTGAAAACTCCAGTGCACTTTGCTTGAAGGAAATAAGTTCTTATTTCCAAACACATCTTGGGTCTCTGTGCAGCTTTTCTGTCCCGTGTGGCCTGTGCAATTAATTTCCCAAATTATTCTAAGGTATGAtaatttcactcatttttctgctctcaggCTCCATTGTGTTGTCAGAACTAATTCTGCAAACTACCCATATGCAAATAAACCTGAATttagctgctctgctgctggatgaAATTACGGCAGAACCTTTAGCGAGAGCAGCATTTAAATGCCCACAAATTGCTACTTAGACATGAAGGATGCTATTTGCTTTTGAGTCTTGGATTCAAATTTAGTCTGAGCTCACATACAACTGAAAGACACTTTATCTTCaatatcatattttttttttttcccctttttctcaatcttctttttctctagtATACAAGAGGCACTGTGACAGCATTTGCTCCTTTTGATGCCAGAGCTGATGCAGAAGCCCTTCGCAAGGCTATGAAGGGAATGGGTAagaagtatttaatattttaggGAAAGGGCTCTCACTCCTGCTTTGAAACATCCTTTCTGAACTCATTTTTTACACTAGCAGAAAAGGATAAAGTGTGTGTTCACATGCTACTGATGACAGTCTCAGAACTACAGAAATCTGGGCATGTTCTAGTTCTGACTGTGCTGCTCTcaataatgtttgtttttagattaacacaaggaaaaaacatgGCTTGGATAGAccttatttaaaaatgaatactCCACAGGTTTCTACGTGTAAGGTTTTATTGCACAGTAAGTTGGACTATGAACTGAAAGGGTATAACTGGAAAATTATTGCAGTGTAGTAGTAGCTCTTGGAAAATGTGCAAATGCTCCCTTGGTCTGGAAGTGAGTAACCGTGTTATGGTTGTGATTAAATACAAAGCACACAGAATGGAGGTAGGCTAAGGAGTGGTCTGTTAACTCAGGCTGTATATTCCTGCCCCAAATCTTTGCCATTATAACAAGTCCTAATTGATACTTTTGAAGCTGCCTGTGGGGATAAGCAGGGAAGGGGAGAATGAAGTTCATTAAACCTCAGGTCCGTTGACAAATTCAGTACAGCCAGCAAGATCCTGTGCTGTGAGGATCACTTTGTAACCTACTGTACATAAACTGGATAGTAGCTCCATACTTTCCTGCCCTGAGACTTTTAGGGGTACTGGACTGAGTTTTTCTGGGAGTTGACTGAGCGTACGGTCTTAAATATACATTATGTATACAATGTCTCAATGCACTCCTAAGTCTCTTGGAAAGCCTGAAAGCAGGGCTCTCTTATAAGCTGCAGCCTGTGTCTAAATGTTCTTTTACctgacagctgcagagctgggagcactgTTTGGAAGTGGGCTCTGATGGAAAGCAGTAAATAGCAGTACTTGGGTCCTCTGCCATATTTTTGCTGTAGCAAAGCACCAAACATGGTGGCTCAGCTAGAGGTCTGGTGGCGCTTGTTATTTACACGATTCTGCTGTTTGTCAGtaggcttttattttcaaagcatctttTATTCCTGTTTGAGTTTGTGCTTATTCTGtggtcttgtttttttttctgtttgttttctttggagttTGTTTGTAactgtttcttgttctttctgacTTCAGGGACTGATGAAGAGACTATTCTGAAGATCCTTACCAGCAGAAGTAATGCTCAACGTCAAGAAATTGcatcttcttttaaaacattatttggcagggtgagaaaaagaaaaaaaatgagctgtATGTGTCCTTTGATGATTAGTTGTGATAGTGAGGCACATTCATCATGGTTTCTGTGAAAGATTCCTTTGAAGAAAATTGAGTTTAGTTTCTGttcccctttcttcttcatatCCTTAATGTCTGACTAGGTTAGAATACTCAAGTTAGAttatcaaaagaaagaaatgttggttttgattgatttgtttcttccatGTACACTGTTATAATATGTCTTATGTTTTAGTGCAAAAACTTGCATAGTTTCCTGTTAGTATGATTTTAGTACTGACCTTATCCTCAGTATGGAAGGAATTATTGAATGTTTCAACTTAATATCTGCCATGTAAAGCAATagcaggaaaacagttttttagAGCTAGAAAATGTGATAGAAACAAAGCATATCAGCAATGaatggtgtcccccaggggtcagtgctaGGACAGATACTCATTTAATGTCTTCATTAATAGCATTGACAGTGGGGTCAAGTGCACCCTCAACAAGCTTGCAGGTGACACCAGGCTGTGGGTGTTGTTAATACACCTGAAGGATGGAATGCCATTTAGAGGGATCTAGataggcttgagcagtgggcccaggttaacctcatgaggttcatcAAATCCAAGTGTGAGATCTTGCTCCTGGGTCAAGACAACCCCtactaccaatacaagctgggggacgtaaggatggagcacagccctgtcaAATAGGACCTGAGGGTACCGGCCAATGGGAGGCTGGACATAAGCCAGCAATGTGAcattgcagcccagaaagccaactatatcctgggctgcatcaaaagaattGGCATGGGAGGTGATCCTACTCCTCTGCTTTGTACTAGGGAGGCcacacctggagtactgtgtccagatgtgaaGTTCTCAGTATGGGAGAGATATGGACCTGTTGGAATGCATctagagaagggccacaaaaatgatttaagGAATAAAACACCTCTCCTATAAGGACTGAGAGATctcaggctgtgcagcctggagaagagaaagaggcctttcagtatctaaagggaggggggctgtaagaaataAATGGACAGACTGTTCAGCAGAGTCTGTGGTGggagaacaaggggaaatggatttaaactTAAATAGGGTAgacttaggttggatataaggaaaaagtcttttgcagtgagggtggtggggcactggaacaggtttcccagatATATGATGGCTAGCCCAcacctggagatgttcaaggccaggctgggcagagctctaggcagcctgattgagctgtgggtgtcactgttcattgcaggagagatggactagatgatctttaagggtcctttccaacactaaggattctatgatttcatgatcCAGGTTTTCCAAGtgcaaaagcatcttttttttttcttttttttttttttttttccctcctcttcatCTGGTTACATTTGTTTAGGTTACATAccagttaaaacaaaaagaacccaaTCCTGTGTCCTTTTCAATGCATCTCCAGAGTCTTCTAACTTGCAGATACACAAGGTGCCCCTTTGAAGTCTTCAGTCATTATTCATTACGGTACTTTTGTTCTGCACTAGGATCTTGTGGATGACCTGAAATCAGAACTTACAGGCAAGTTTGAAACATTGATGGTATCTTTGATGAGACCAGCACATATTTTTGATGCTCATGCACTGAAGCACGCAATCAAGGTGAGAGGGAAAGGACTGAATGTGTTTTATAAAATTTTTGTTCGTATTTTTGGTAAGTtggtattttctgtgtgttggaATGAACATCCAGTTAGTAAAGGGAAAGCTGATaaagttctttttaaattttaggAAGAATTGTATATAATATGCTGCagtaaagaaaatgcacagtaTTGTTATCAACTaatgcttttctgaagtcaCTCCTGTTCAAGTGTAAGCAGCAGTGGCTTTTCTTACATGCAAAGCAGACTCAGACGTGGTTACTTTGGCTCTTGTGAATTTTATCCTTGTGAAAGTGAGGAGTTCCTGTTGTGGCTACATGTAATGAGAGGGCAGCAACTATTTGAGGGTCTCATTTACAATTCTGTTGTAAAATGTGCTTATTTGTGGTGGAAAAGGGGCAAGGCTTAAACACGGCACAACTGATAGTAAGGTAAAGATCAATGACAGAGTATGAACTACCGCTAAGATGGAAACCATTTGGTTACCTTCATGTCATTGACTGTGACAGTGAAGAACTGAGATGTCTGTGTGTATTTGTACATGGAGAGGCTCATTTGAATCCTGCAGCAGTGAGCTTTTGGTAAGAATTGGGTTAGTGTTTGCATATAATCATACcagaattgaaataaaaaattcccAGTTCTCTACTTTCAATATATGagataataataagaaaaaattctcTGTTTGGTCCAAGTGTATAAATAATGCTTGCCTTTTGATTGTCAAAGGGAATAATTGCTTTCCTGTTGTTATCAAATCAACTGTTTCTACTTGCACCCTAGGGAGCAGGAACCAATGAGAAAGTGCTGACTGAAATTCTTGCCTCCAGAACACCTGCTGAAGTGCAGAATATTAAACAGGTGTATATGCAAGGTAAAATTCAGCATAAAATAAAGTTCTGGGTTCTCATATCAGGTCTTTCAATACGGTTTTAACATGTATTTCAAACAGGACCTATCTGTGAACAGGGGTGTGCGTGCAGCAAGTGGAATTTTGTTCTGCTGAGCTGGGAAACTTCATATTGCTAGAAATTAGTGTTTGAGTTGTAaacaaaaagtgctttttatttgGGCCTATGGCTGGGATATGCATTCTTTTGTGCCTTATGCTTAGAATTTGTCCAGATGTATTTCTTTGTCTTACCCAGGGATTTCTGTTTGGAAATTAGAAACCTGGTATAGATTTTCTATTataactattattattattatttcctttttaatttataataatatttattattatatatttttataatatataatattaatatataatattaatatataatatatataatatatataatatataatatataataatatataatatattattattattattattattattattattattattattattattattattattattattattattattattattttatcattttattaaaatgcatttatgcTAGAGCAGGTCCAGCTTTCCGGTGGTCTACAAGAGTACGTGCATTCATCCAATGATCATGGGGGTTTATCTTTCTGAGGCAGTGATTAATTCAGCACATCTGAGTGGGGATTCAGAATCCTGATTCCCAACACAGAAGGAATCCTCATGTTTTAATAAAGTGTAGGGACAAAATGTATGGAAACAAGATTTTTCTGGGCTTACACTTGCTGAATAGatactgctgtatttcagattaACCCCAGATGTGTATGGTCTTCAGCTCCTTGAAGAGCTGGGCCTGTGTGTTACCctgcatttcaaaatacttttagCACTGCTGATAGCAGGTGTGAGGTActatctttttatctttttacaaTAACGTTATGTTATAAGGCAGAGTATGTCCAGCTGTTAAAGCTGTTTCTGATGCACAATTCCATAATGGTGTTGCTCTTTTGCAGAGTATGAGGCCAACTTGGAGGATAAGATCACAGGAGAGACATCAGGCCATTTCCAGAGACTGTTGGTGGTCCTGCTGCAGGTGTGTATCTCTTCGTATTCATGCTTGCATGTGtgtatgattttctttctgttttgatgtCTGATGTGTGTTAGTTGTTTTCTGCTCACTGACTAGCATTCATAGGCCAAATTATAGGCAGGACTGGTACTGAAAATGAGTTCCTCTGAACGTACAATCTTGAGCTCTGTTACAGGCTGTTTCTACCCTCCTTGGAAAGCTTCTGTGGTGTTTATGGTATGGATACAGCAGAATGTCTGCCCTGTAGGTTTTTAAAGGTAATAAGGCAAGCAGAATTGAGAAGTGAAGTTGATTTTGAAGAAGGTACATTACAGATTGACTTCTCACAATAACTTTTACAGGCTTAATGTATCAGTTTGACTTTTGATTCAACTATCAATTTAATAGcttgtatatttttctttaggcAAACAGAGATCCTGATGGCAGAGTTGATGATGCTCTCGTTGAGAAGGATGCTCAGGTGGGTGAATGACTCTTTTGAGGGGGAGGAAGAGTGAGCATCTCTACCAGTTCTCTTGTAAAGATCCTACACAAATATAGTTTAAATGTCAGagagaattttttgtttgtttgtttaaaatatattatgcTGTGATTTTATGTGTTCtagagaaaagaagtgaaaaaactGGAGTGTTGGGATCAAAACTTTTGTGTTTCAGCATAAAGTATGACTTGTTTTGGTGATTAAGTCACTAGAAGAGAAAATTATGATTGCTGAGGCTTTGTGATTCAGAGATCTCACTGCTGGAAAACTCAGAAGTGTTAACAGTTTATTCTTTAATGCTCAATTTGGGCTTCTCTAAATTCAGCCCTTATGTCAAGTGTAATGTCCTTGTCACAGGGAAATGGTAATGCTAATCAGTGAaggatgcctccagggaggataaaacaataaaaagagaaaggattCCAAATACCCTATGCTACTGTAACAAAATGGCAAtccaatatttttcttctatagaGTTTCTAGGGACACACCTGTTGCCATTTGCGAGTATGTTCCTTGGCTGGATTGCTGATCATTAAACTGTGCTGTAGGCGAGAAGAGGAATACTGGCAGTAAACAATATCCTTGAAGAAGTCTTTTGCTAgtttctgttggcttttgttGTAGGCACAGGTACTATTTTAGTGGCTGGAGTACAGAATGAATGCAATGCATGTTTCTTCTCAACAGTTTTAAATATCTCCAtgtacagattttctttcataaactGTTAGCTAAGATGGGAGAAAACATATGGGTTGTCCAAGATGGCAAGGAGGGAAAGAAGCTCACCAGATCAATTAAAGATTCTTTTGAAAGTAGAGCAAGGTGCACAGAGACATTGGCAAAATCTCTTCTTGGCGCAGGCCTATCATTTGTTATGTGAAATCAGAAAGcatctttctccttcagttaAAATTCGTATGGGGCCAACCAGAGCCTGGCAATTAgtgaagcaaatatttaaatggcTAAACTGACTCTTTCATGAAACCATGCCAGTTTTACCTTTAGCTGGGTTTATGTAGCTGAAGAAAGTCATGAACCGCAGTCCTTGTTAGATAGGTGCCTCTTTTTGACTGTCTAAATTTAGGAGGCACCCTACCTAAATATAGAAAAATTCCTCcgtttttaaaatgttctttgtgGTCTGCTGTGTGCATTTGGCTTGAGCTGGGACCCACACAGGGTGGTGTTCTGTCATGTTTCTCTTAATTATATCTTTGTGTTCAACAGCTAATGTAACTGGAATAGATTCAGAGCATTTTCTAATGATTATTGCCAGGTACAGATGGTCAGAACTGAAGTATGTGACTGCAAATGCAAGACTATGTCTGGCTTCCAGATGTTTCCATTGATTACTATGACATTCCAGGAAGGATATGAAATATTCGAGTACAACTTTTTAAATTCAGTGGTAATTTTCAGTGATCTCAgacaaaattaaaaccaaacaaacataatttaaataaaagtggTTGGGGAAATGACATTTGAGATGGTATTATTATGTAGGGAACTATTAAGAAGAGAAAGTTTAACTATTTGGAAgatgttttgtgttgcttttttaaactATGCAGTTGAGGCACATTTTGAGTGTTGTGCAGTAGCAAAGCACACAAAAACGTAGTAGTGCGGTTGTAAAAATACTTGAgacttgttttattatttatgaacTGTTGTTCCTGGCAATGATAAGATCGATAGAAGTGGCACCTGGTTTATCacctgttttcagtttctttataaATGGATGGGCATATCCCTGGTTGTTGGACTCTGCTCTGATTTAATGGGTATTGGAACCATTATTCAGAGTACTTCTTGGGATAGCTATTAAGTACTGGGAAGGATTTTTTTGTGTATCATGATGGGAGAAATGTATTGAGATCCATTATGTGTAACTAAGGAAACATTTAGAGAAGAAATGGGTACACTGGGTAGCTGTTTGCCCCAGTgaggtgggaggaaaaaagctATATACTCTGATATGCAAAACCTTTTTCCTGATGTCCGGTTTAGCACACAATTTGAAGAAAGGCTTCTGAGTTTTAGacaaaagaattaatttatttttctgaatttctaaaAACATTCTACTTTACTATAGGCTGCAAGTAGCATTCAGACTTAGCTGAAGAGCAGTCACTGTGCTTTAACAGTTACAATTTCTTACCAGTGTAATTCTATATTGCTTAAGAATTTAGCATTTCACAAGTACTGTTTCTGCAAGCTTTTGAATCCATTTTGGCCCCTCTAGTTTGGAAAGCTCCCGAGCCAAGTAAACATAGTTGTCCCATTGAGATGAGTCATATTATAATGACGTTTTGCCAGTTTGAttgaaaaaagggaagagaaaaaacaattttaggaatagatttttctctcttagaTGATGGCAGTTTCTGAAAACTTGAGGCTTATGAAAGGGACTGTGCACACATTCAATGTTAGGGCCTTAAGCATTATTAAATGCTTTCACAGTCAGTTTCAGAATTTATCATTTATTTGCTTCCAAAGTCACTTTAGTATTTTATCTCATCTTTTCCCCTCCAGCTATTGCTGATTGGTGAGTATAATGCTCCTTAGAGTAAGACAAATGGAACTTTTTTCAACAGGACGTGTAATCACATGAcaaattctgctgttttgttcttttcaattTACAACAGGTTTTGTTTAGAGCTGGGGAGCTGAAATGGGGAACAGACGAAGAAACATTCATCACCATTTT
This region of Coturnix japonica isolate 7356 chromosome 4, Coturnix japonica 2.1, whole genome shotgun sequence genomic DNA includes:
- the ANXA5 gene encoding annexin A5 isoform X1, which gives rise to MAKYTRGTVTAFAPFDARADAEALRKAMKGMGTDEETILKILTSRSNAQRQEIASSFKTLFGRDLVDDLKSELTGKFETLMVSLMRPAHIFDAHALKHAIKGAGTNEKVLTEILASRTPAEVQNIKQVYMQEYEANLEDKITGETSGHFQRLLVVLLQANRDPDGRVDDALVEKDAQVLFRAGELKWGTDEETFITILGTRSVSHLRRVFDKYMTISGFQIEETIDRETSGDLEKLLLAVVKCIRSVPAYFAETLYYSMKGAGTDDETLIRVMVSRSEIDLLDIRHEFRKNFAKSLYQMIQKDTSGDYRKALLLLCGGDDE
- the ANXA5 gene encoding annexin A5 isoform X2; the protein is MKGMGTDEETILKILTSRSNAQRQEIASSFKTLFGRDLVDDLKSELTGKFETLMVSLMRPAHIFDAHALKHAIKGAGTNEKVLTEILASRTPAEVQNIKQVYMQEYEANLEDKITGETSGHFQRLLVVLLQANRDPDGRVDDALVEKDAQVLFRAGELKWGTDEETFITILGTRSVSHLRRVFDKYMTISGFQIEETIDRETSGDLEKLLLAVVKCIRSVPAYFAETLYYSMKGAGTDDETLIRVMVSRSEIDLLDIRHEFRKNFAKSLYQMIQKDTSGDYRKALLLLCGGDDE